The proteins below come from a single Serratia ficaria genomic window:
- the trmL gene encoding tRNA (uridine(34)/cytosine(34)/5-carboxymethylaminomethyluridine(34)-2'-O)-methyltransferase TrmL produces MLNIVLFEPEIPPNTGNIIRLCANTGFQLHLIEPLGFPWDDKRLRRAGLDYHEFASIRRHADYAAFIASENPQRLFALTTKGTPAHSAVSYQAGDYLLFGPETRGLPADILDALPTRQKIRIPMQAQSRSMNLSNAVAVVVYEAWRQLDYAGALIKA; encoded by the coding sequence ATGCTGAACATCGTTTTATTTGAACCCGAGATTCCACCCAATACCGGCAACATCATCCGCCTGTGCGCCAACACCGGCTTCCAGCTGCATCTGATCGAACCCCTGGGTTTCCCGTGGGACGACAAACGCCTGCGCCGCGCCGGGCTGGACTATCATGAGTTCGCCAGCATCCGTCGCCATGCCGATTACGCCGCCTTTATCGCCAGCGAAAACCCGCAGCGGCTGTTTGCCCTGACCACCAAGGGCACGCCGGCGCACAGCGCGGTCAGCTATCAGGCCGGCGATTACCTGCTGTTCGGGCCGGAAACCCGCGGGCTGCCCGCCGATATCCTCGACGCACTGCCGACACGGCAAAAAATCCGCATCCCGATGCAGGCGCAAAGCCGCAGCATGAACCTGTCGAACGCCGTGGCGGTGGTGGTATACGAAGCCTGGCGACAGCTGGATTACGCCGGCGCGCTGATCAAGGCGTAA